The following proteins are co-located in the Festucalex cinctus isolate MCC-2025b chromosome 15, RoL_Fcin_1.0, whole genome shotgun sequence genome:
- the skor2 gene encoding SKI family transcriptional corepressor 2 isoform X1 has translation MSIIEVADLSCAGKTVGNAQTRWVEDMEVCCSIMDKSHLSNPNDIIMTSSTGPYPPEALTPPRPNHLHSSSSLSSPSPSSSSSPLKPNQVGQVILYGVPIVSLVIDNNERLCLAQISNTLLKNYSYNEIHNRRVALGITCVQCTPVQLEILRRAGAMPISSRRCGMITKREAERLCKSFLGENMPPKLPDNFAFDVTHECAWGCRGNFIPARYNSSRAKCIKCSFCNMYFSPNKFIFHSHRTPDAKYTQPDAANFNSWRRHLKLSDKRPADELIYAWEDVKAMFNGGSRKRALPSSGHCHSMGPLKTVGSVVPHMMAGELGAQKRAHFDDDDDLEGGALSPRKTPRSYPVIPVPSKGFGMLQKFPPTSIFPSPYPFPAFGLCQQKKEDGDVPSKGTGLSGLLWPGRKDTFYPPFCMFWPPRAAGGIPVPTYLQPQPGLSSLADNPSLRQAFLDLSDSSEAANGSGVSANVTPNNGSATSRSGLFDPDCTAVTPDLRPSESWLKLLDNPTLQTRKPSYGSAFRPVVKDAESIAKLHSNGGGGAEDLGVVGGGGGHPRLSPGSSCSYGSESGGEGEAEGGESEEDGEVDVESSKQEDEEAGFSCRTPQTNLFLSNPSTSPSSADPIRQESPSLPASSPASLPLSNSSPPHREEPSYKNVDKNRNEGLPAYATKDSIPDENKEQNSFFGAENETSAPAPEYWRESSGDQSQGATSPVQLKKDVENMEKEELQKVLLEQIDFRRRLEQEFHALKGTSPFPVFHNFQDQMKRELAYREEMVQHLQMIPYANIIRKEKISSHMNK, from the exons GTTTGTTGCAGCATCATGGACAAGTCTCATCTTTCCAAccccaatgacatcatcatgacAAGCTCAACAGGCCCATACCCGCCAGAAGCCCTGACTCCTCCCCGGCCCAACCACCTCCACTCCTCGTCTTCCTTATCTTCGCCGTCGccctcgtcttcctcctcgcCCCTCAAGCCCAATCAGGTGGGCCAGGTCATCCTGTACGGCGTCCCCATCGTGTCGCTGGTCATCGACAACAACGAGAGACTTTGCTTGGCTCAGATTTCCAACACGCTGCTGAAAAACTACAGCTACAACGAGATCCACAACCGCCGCGTGGCGCTGGGCATCACCTGCGTCCAGTGCACGCCCGTCCAGCTGGAAATCCTCCGCCGCGCCGGCGCCATGCCCATCTCGTCGCGCCGCTGCGGCATGATCACCAAGCGCGAGGCCGAGCGTCTGTGCAAGTCCTTCCTGGGGGAGAACATGCCGCCCAAGCTGCCCGACAACTTCGCCTTCGACGTGACGCACGAGTGCGCCTGGGGTTGCCGCGGCAACTTCATCCCCGCCCGCTACAACAGCTCCCGGGCCAAGTGCATCAAGTGCTCCTTCTGCAACATGTACTTCTCCCCGAATAAGTTCATCTTCCACTCCCATCGCACGCCGGACGCCAAGTACACGCAGCCCGACGCCGCCAACTTCAACTCCTGGCGGCGCCACCTCAAACTTAGCGACAAGCGTCCGGCTGACGAGTTAATTTACGCTTGGGAAGATGTGAAGGCCATGTTCAACGGAGGGAGTCGCAAGCGGGCGCTGCCCTCGTCGGGGCACTGCCACTCCATGGGCCCCTTGAAGACCGTCGGCTCGGTGGTGCCTCACATGATGGCGGGCGAGCTGGGCGCTCAGAAACGGGCGCACttcgacgatgacgacgacctGGAAGGAGGCGCTTTGTCGCCACGTAAGACGCCGCGTAGTTACCCCGTCATCCCCGTCCCCAGCAAAGGCTTCGGCATGCTCCAAAAGTTCCCGCCCACGTCCATTTTCCCGTCACCGTACCCGTTCCCGGCGTTCGGCCTCTGCCAGCAGAAAAAAGAGGACGGTGACGTTCCATCCAAAGGGACGGGACTGTCCGGTCTTTTGTGGCCCGGACGAAAAGACACTTTTTATCCTCCCTTCTGCATGTTTTGGCCCCCGAGAGCAGCGGGTGGGATCCCCGTGCCCACGTATCTGCAACCTCAACCCGGCCTCTCCTCATTGGCTGACAATCCCTCCCTCAGGCAGGCCTTCCTGGATCTGTCGGACTCCTCGGAGGCGGCCAACGGGAGCGGGGTCAGCGCAAACGTGACCCCTAACAACGGGAGCGCCACATCTCGATCTGGCCTGTTTGACCCCGACTGCACGGCGGTGACCCCTGACCTTCGACCTTCGGAGAGCTGGCTCAAACTCTTAGACAACCCCACGCTCCAAACCCGAAAACCCAGCTACGGCTCGGCCTTCCGCCCGGTCGTCAAGGACGCGGAAAGCATCGCTAAGCTCCACAGCAACGGGGGAGGCGGGGCCGAAGATTTGGGGGTCGTGGGCGGCGGCGGAGGCCACCCGAGGCTCTCGCCCGGCAGCAGCTGCAGTTACGGCAGCGAAAGCGGCGGCGAAGGAGAAGCGGAGGGAGGGGAAAGCGAGGAGGACGGAGAAGTGGACGTGGAGTCCTCCAAGCAGGAAGACGAAGAGGCGGGCTTCTCCTGCCGGACCCCACAAACGAACCTGTTCCTGAGCAACCCCAGCACCTCCCCTTCCTCCGCGGACCCCATCCGACAGGAGTCCCCCAGCTTGCCCGCCTCGTCGCCCGCCAGCCTGCCGCTCTCCAACTCCAGCCCGCCGCACAGAGAAGAGCCGTCTTACAAAAAC GTGGACAAAAACAGAAATGAAGGACTCCCTGCCTACGCAACCAAAGACTCCATTCCAG ATGAGAACAAAGAGCAGAACAGCTTCTTTGGAGCCGAGAATGAAACATCAGCACCAGCACCGGAATACTGGAGGGAAAGCtcag GTGATCAAAGTCAAGGGGCTACATCTCCTGTTCAGCTAAAGAAGGATGTGGAAAATATGGAGAAAG AGGAACTCCAGAAGGTTCTGCTGGAGCAGATCGACTTCAGGAGGAGACTGGAGCAAGAGTTTCACGCTCTAAAGGGCACCTCCCCATTTCCTGTCTTCC ATAATTTCCAAGACCAGATGAAAAGGGAGCTAGCTTACAGAGAAGAGATGGTCCAGCATTTACAGATG aTTCCGTATGCAAACATCATTAGAAAAGAAAAGATCAGCTCccatatgaataaataa
- the skor2 gene encoding SKI family transcriptional corepressor 2 isoform X2, which translates to MDKSHLSNPNDIIMTSSTGPYPPEALTPPRPNHLHSSSSLSSPSPSSSSSPLKPNQVGQVILYGVPIVSLVIDNNERLCLAQISNTLLKNYSYNEIHNRRVALGITCVQCTPVQLEILRRAGAMPISSRRCGMITKREAERLCKSFLGENMPPKLPDNFAFDVTHECAWGCRGNFIPARYNSSRAKCIKCSFCNMYFSPNKFIFHSHRTPDAKYTQPDAANFNSWRRHLKLSDKRPADELIYAWEDVKAMFNGGSRKRALPSSGHCHSMGPLKTVGSVVPHMMAGELGAQKRAHFDDDDDLEGGALSPRKTPRSYPVIPVPSKGFGMLQKFPPTSIFPSPYPFPAFGLCQQKKEDGDVPSKGTGLSGLLWPGRKDTFYPPFCMFWPPRAAGGIPVPTYLQPQPGLSSLADNPSLRQAFLDLSDSSEAANGSGVSANVTPNNGSATSRSGLFDPDCTAVTPDLRPSESWLKLLDNPTLQTRKPSYGSAFRPVVKDAESIAKLHSNGGGGAEDLGVVGGGGGHPRLSPGSSCSYGSESGGEGEAEGGESEEDGEVDVESSKQEDEEAGFSCRTPQTNLFLSNPSTSPSSADPIRQESPSLPASSPASLPLSNSSPPHREEPSYKNVDKNRNEGLPAYATKDSIPDENKEQNSFFGAENETSAPAPEYWRESSGDQSQGATSPVQLKKDVENMEKEELQKVLLEQIDFRRRLEQEFHALKGTSPFPVFHNFQDQMKRELAYREEMVQHLQMIPYANIIRKEKISSHMNK; encoded by the exons ATGGACAAGTCTCATCTTTCCAAccccaatgacatcatcatgacAAGCTCAACAGGCCCATACCCGCCAGAAGCCCTGACTCCTCCCCGGCCCAACCACCTCCACTCCTCGTCTTCCTTATCTTCGCCGTCGccctcgtcttcctcctcgcCCCTCAAGCCCAATCAGGTGGGCCAGGTCATCCTGTACGGCGTCCCCATCGTGTCGCTGGTCATCGACAACAACGAGAGACTTTGCTTGGCTCAGATTTCCAACACGCTGCTGAAAAACTACAGCTACAACGAGATCCACAACCGCCGCGTGGCGCTGGGCATCACCTGCGTCCAGTGCACGCCCGTCCAGCTGGAAATCCTCCGCCGCGCCGGCGCCATGCCCATCTCGTCGCGCCGCTGCGGCATGATCACCAAGCGCGAGGCCGAGCGTCTGTGCAAGTCCTTCCTGGGGGAGAACATGCCGCCCAAGCTGCCCGACAACTTCGCCTTCGACGTGACGCACGAGTGCGCCTGGGGTTGCCGCGGCAACTTCATCCCCGCCCGCTACAACAGCTCCCGGGCCAAGTGCATCAAGTGCTCCTTCTGCAACATGTACTTCTCCCCGAATAAGTTCATCTTCCACTCCCATCGCACGCCGGACGCCAAGTACACGCAGCCCGACGCCGCCAACTTCAACTCCTGGCGGCGCCACCTCAAACTTAGCGACAAGCGTCCGGCTGACGAGTTAATTTACGCTTGGGAAGATGTGAAGGCCATGTTCAACGGAGGGAGTCGCAAGCGGGCGCTGCCCTCGTCGGGGCACTGCCACTCCATGGGCCCCTTGAAGACCGTCGGCTCGGTGGTGCCTCACATGATGGCGGGCGAGCTGGGCGCTCAGAAACGGGCGCACttcgacgatgacgacgacctGGAAGGAGGCGCTTTGTCGCCACGTAAGACGCCGCGTAGTTACCCCGTCATCCCCGTCCCCAGCAAAGGCTTCGGCATGCTCCAAAAGTTCCCGCCCACGTCCATTTTCCCGTCACCGTACCCGTTCCCGGCGTTCGGCCTCTGCCAGCAGAAAAAAGAGGACGGTGACGTTCCATCCAAAGGGACGGGACTGTCCGGTCTTTTGTGGCCCGGACGAAAAGACACTTTTTATCCTCCCTTCTGCATGTTTTGGCCCCCGAGAGCAGCGGGTGGGATCCCCGTGCCCACGTATCTGCAACCTCAACCCGGCCTCTCCTCATTGGCTGACAATCCCTCCCTCAGGCAGGCCTTCCTGGATCTGTCGGACTCCTCGGAGGCGGCCAACGGGAGCGGGGTCAGCGCAAACGTGACCCCTAACAACGGGAGCGCCACATCTCGATCTGGCCTGTTTGACCCCGACTGCACGGCGGTGACCCCTGACCTTCGACCTTCGGAGAGCTGGCTCAAACTCTTAGACAACCCCACGCTCCAAACCCGAAAACCCAGCTACGGCTCGGCCTTCCGCCCGGTCGTCAAGGACGCGGAAAGCATCGCTAAGCTCCACAGCAACGGGGGAGGCGGGGCCGAAGATTTGGGGGTCGTGGGCGGCGGCGGAGGCCACCCGAGGCTCTCGCCCGGCAGCAGCTGCAGTTACGGCAGCGAAAGCGGCGGCGAAGGAGAAGCGGAGGGAGGGGAAAGCGAGGAGGACGGAGAAGTGGACGTGGAGTCCTCCAAGCAGGAAGACGAAGAGGCGGGCTTCTCCTGCCGGACCCCACAAACGAACCTGTTCCTGAGCAACCCCAGCACCTCCCCTTCCTCCGCGGACCCCATCCGACAGGAGTCCCCCAGCTTGCCCGCCTCGTCGCCCGCCAGCCTGCCGCTCTCCAACTCCAGCCCGCCGCACAGAGAAGAGCCGTCTTACAAAAAC GTGGACAAAAACAGAAATGAAGGACTCCCTGCCTACGCAACCAAAGACTCCATTCCAG ATGAGAACAAAGAGCAGAACAGCTTCTTTGGAGCCGAGAATGAAACATCAGCACCAGCACCGGAATACTGGAGGGAAAGCtcag GTGATCAAAGTCAAGGGGCTACATCTCCTGTTCAGCTAAAGAAGGATGTGGAAAATATGGAGAAAG AGGAACTCCAGAAGGTTCTGCTGGAGCAGATCGACTTCAGGAGGAGACTGGAGCAAGAGTTTCACGCTCTAAAGGGCACCTCCCCATTTCCTGTCTTCC ATAATTTCCAAGACCAGATGAAAAGGGAGCTAGCTTACAGAGAAGAGATGGTCCAGCATTTACAGATG aTTCCGTATGCAAACATCATTAGAAAAGAAAAGATCAGCTCccatatgaataaataa
- the ier3ip1 gene encoding immediate early response 3-interacting protein 1, translating to MAFTLYSLIQTAILCTNAIAVLHEERFLSKIGSGVDHGVSGFGDDPGIKAQVLNLIRSVRTIMRVPLIIVNSASIVLLLLFG from the exons ATGGCGTTTACACTCTATTCCCTCATCCAGACTGCTATTCTATGCACTAATGCCATCGCCGTGTTGCACGAAGAAAGGTTTCTCAGCAAAA TTGGATCAGGTGTTGACCACGGGGTCTCAGGTTTTGGAGATGACCCGGGAATCAAAGCCCAAGTCCTCAATCTCATCCGCTCAGTCCGAACTATTATGAGAG tGCCTCTAATAATCGTGAACTCGGCCTCCATCGTCCTGCTGTTGCTTTTTGGGTGA
- the hdhd2 gene encoding haloacid dehalogenase-like hydrolase domain-containing protein 2, translating into MASRRALKAVLIDLSGTLHIEDTAVPGAQDALSRLRQASVAVKFVTNTTKESKKNLLDRLQWLNFDVQEKEIFTSLSAARNLIEKTKHRPLLLLDDSALEDFTGIDTSEPNAVVIGLAPDHFDYQTMNKAFRLILDGAPLIAIHKARYYKRKDGLALGPGPFVTGLEYATDCKATVVGKPEKTFFTQALADLGCKPDEAVMIGDDARDDVGGAQCAGMLGILVRTGKYRQGDENKINPPPHLTCDTFPDAVEHILKNLL; encoded by the exons ATGGCAAGCAGACGCGCTCTAAAGGCCGTCCTCATTGACCTAAGTGGAACTTTGCACATAGAAGACACAGCAGTGCCCGGGGCACAGGATGCCCTCTCCAG GCTACGGCAGGCGTCTGTGGCCGTCAAGTTCGTGACCAACACAACCAAAGAAAGTAAGAAGAATTTGCTGGATAGGCTGCAGTGGCTCAACTTTGATgtccag GAAAAAGAGATCTTCACATCACTGAGTGCTGCGAGGAATCTCATAGAGAAGACAAAACACAGACCGTTGCTCCTGTTGGACGACAGTGCCCTGGAAGATTTCACAG GTATCGACACATCCGAACCAAATGCTGTTGTCATCGGACTCGCTCCTGATCACTTTGACTACCAAACTATGAACAAGGCATTCAG ACTAATTCTGGATGGTGCTCCACTCATCGCTATCCATAAGGCTCGCTACTATAAAAGGAAAGACGGTTTGGCCCTGGGCCCCGGGCCCTTTGTAACCGGACTGGAGTATGCAACAGACTGTAAAGCTACTGTAGTGGGAAAGCCTGAAAAGACATTTTTCACGCAG GCTCTTGCTGATTTGGGTTGTAAACCGGATGAAGCGGTCATGATTGGAGAT GATGCCAGGGATGACGTAGGAGGAGCTCAATGTGCTGGAATGTTGGGAATACTGGTCCGAACTG GTAAATACAGACAAGGAGACGAGAACAAAATCAACCCGCCTCCTCACCTGACGTGCGACACTTTCCCAGATGCTGTTGAACACATCCTTAAGAACCTATTATAA